A single Pseudomonas brassicacearum DNA region contains:
- the ccoO gene encoding cytochrome-c oxidase, cbb3-type subunit II yields the protein MKHETIEKNVGLLMLLMVLAVSIGGLTQIVPLFFQDVTNKPVDGMKPYTALQLEGRDIYIREGCVGCHSQMIRPFRAETERYGHYSVAGESVWDHPFLWGSKRTGPDLARVGARYSDDWHRAHLYNPRNVVPESKMPAYPWLVTQAVDSSHTEGKLRAMRTLGVPYTDDDIIGSVASLKGKTEMDALVAYLQVLGTAIKSKR from the coding sequence ATGAAACACGAAACAATCGAAAAAAACGTCGGCCTGCTGATGCTGCTGATGGTCCTGGCCGTGAGCATTGGTGGCCTGACCCAGATCGTGCCGCTGTTCTTCCAGGACGTGACCAATAAACCGGTGGACGGCATGAAGCCCTACACCGCCCTGCAACTGGAAGGTCGAGACATCTACATCCGCGAAGGCTGCGTCGGCTGCCACTCGCAGATGATCCGTCCGTTCCGCGCCGAGACCGAGCGCTACGGCCACTACTCCGTTGCCGGCGAAAGCGTCTGGGACCACCCATTCCTGTGGGGCTCCAAGCGCACCGGGCCGGACCTGGCACGGGTCGGCGCGCGCTACTCCGATGACTGGCACCGCGCCCACTTGTACAACCCGCGCAACGTCGTGCCCGAATCGAAAATGCCGGCCTACCCATGGCTGGTGACCCAGGCAGTAGACAGCAGCCACACCGAAGGCAAGCTGCGCGCCATGCGCACCCTGGGCGTGCCGTACACCGACGACGACATCATCGGTAGCGTGGCCTCGCTCAAGGGCAAGACCGAAATGGACGCGCTGGTGGCCTACCTGCAAGTGCTCGGCACTGCCATCAAGAGCAAGAGGTGA
- a CDS encoding methyl-accepting chemotaxis protein, translating to MRNNQPVTQRERTFPAQQRLISTTDAKGVITYCNDAFVDISGYSKEELIRSPHNLVRHPDVPSAVFAHMWGTLKQGLPWMGIVKNRSKNGDHYWVNAYVTPVFEGNQVIGYESVRVKPSAEQIARAEALYQRINQGKSAVPGSDKWVPILQDWLPFILVSQLSFIVGAFLDSSWGFALAALLSVPLGLLGLQWQQRGIKRLLRLAEQTTSDPLIARMYTDSRGVQARLEMSILSQEARLKTCLTRLQDTAEHLNDQARQSNTLAHDSSSGLERQRVETEQVATAVNQMAATTQEVASHVQRTADATQEANRLTSRGRDIAGETREAIERLSVVVGETGQTVTQLAKDSDEIGGVVDVIKGIADQTNLLALNAAIEAARAGEMGRGFAVVADEVRQLAQRTSESTGQIHALIAKLQQTATNAVQTMDAGHRQAEEGVARVMEADEALVGISEAVAHITDMTTQIAAATEEQSSVAEEISRNISNISELADQTSGQAHSSALLSEELTRTAHTQYSLVERFNR from the coding sequence ATGCGCAACAACCAACCCGTCACACAACGCGAAAGGACCTTCCCGGCCCAGCAACGATTGATTTCGACCACCGACGCCAAGGGCGTAATCACCTACTGCAACGACGCGTTCGTTGACATCAGCGGGTATTCGAAGGAAGAACTGATTCGTTCGCCGCACAATCTCGTGCGCCATCCCGACGTCCCATCCGCGGTGTTCGCGCACATGTGGGGTACGCTGAAACAAGGCTTGCCATGGATGGGCATCGTCAAGAACCGCAGCAAGAACGGTGACCATTACTGGGTCAACGCCTATGTCACGCCCGTGTTCGAGGGCAATCAGGTGATCGGCTACGAGTCGGTACGAGTCAAGCCCAGCGCCGAGCAGATCGCCCGCGCCGAAGCGCTTTATCAACGCATCAACCAAGGCAAGTCCGCGGTTCCGGGCAGCGACAAATGGGTGCCCATACTGCAGGACTGGCTACCGTTTATCCTGGTCAGCCAGTTGAGTTTCATCGTCGGCGCGTTCCTGGATTCCTCCTGGGGCTTCGCTCTGGCCGCCCTGCTGTCGGTGCCGCTGGGGCTCCTGGGCTTGCAATGGCAGCAGCGCGGGATCAAACGCCTGCTGCGCCTGGCCGAGCAAACCACGTCCGACCCGCTGATCGCGCGGATGTACACCGACAGCCGCGGCGTCCAGGCACGCCTGGAGATGTCGATCCTCAGCCAGGAAGCGCGCCTGAAAACCTGCCTGACCCGCCTGCAGGACACCGCCGAGCACCTCAACGACCAGGCTCGGCAGTCCAACACCCTGGCCCATGACAGTTCCAGCGGCCTGGAGCGCCAGCGGGTGGAAACCGAACAGGTCGCCACGGCCGTCAACCAGATGGCGGCAACGACCCAGGAAGTCGCCAGCCACGTGCAGCGCACCGCCGATGCCACCCAGGAAGCCAATCGCCTGACCAGCCGCGGCCGCGACATCGCCGGCGAAACCCGCGAAGCCATCGAGCGCCTGTCGGTGGTGGTCGGCGAGACCGGGCAGACCGTGACCCAGCTGGCCAAGGACAGCGACGAGATCGGTGGTGTGGTCGACGTGATCAAAGGCATCGCCGACCAGACCAACCTGCTGGCCCTCAACGCCGCCATCGAAGCGGCCCGTGCCGGGGAAATGGGCCGCGGCTTTGCCGTGGTGGCTGACGAAGTGCGGCAACTGGCACAACGCACCAGCGAATCCACCGGGCAGATCCACGCCCTGATCGCCAAGCTCCAGCAGACCGCCACCAACGCCGTGCAGACCATGGACGCCGGCCATCGCCAGGCCGAAGAAGGCGTGGCACGGGTCATGGAAGCGGACGAGGCGCTGGTGGGGATCAGCGAAGCGGTGGCCCATATCACCGACATGACCACCCAGATCGCCGCCGCCACCGAGGAGCAAAGCTCAGTGGCCGAGGAGATCAGCCGCAACATCAGCAATATCTCGGAACTGGCCGACCAGACCTCGGGCCAGGCCCACAGCTCGGCACTGCTGAGCGAAGAACTGACTCGAACGGCCCATACCCAGTACTCGTTGGTGGAGCGGTTTAACCGCTGA
- the tusA gene encoding sulfurtransferase TusA, with amino-acid sequence MSEMNDTPVDGTLDATGLNCPEPVMMLHQHIRDLVPGGLLKVIATDPSTRRDIPKFCVFLDHELVAQQEEAGTYLYWIRKKLA; translated from the coding sequence ATGAGTGAAATGAACGACACGCCGGTCGACGGCACGCTGGATGCCACGGGTCTGAATTGCCCGGAACCGGTGATGATGCTGCATCAGCACATCCGCGACCTGGTTCCCGGTGGGCTGCTGAAAGTGATCGCCACCGACCCCTCGACTCGCCGTGACATCCCCAAGTTTTGCGTGTTCCTGGACCACGAACTGGTGGCCCAGCAGGAGGAAGCGGGCACTTACCTCTACTGGATCCGCAAGAAACTCGCTTAA
- a CDS encoding MATE family efflux transporter, with protein MNPVIDAPTTTLSRPARVRLELRTLLALALPIMVAQLATTAMGFVDAVMAGRVGPRDLAAVALGNSIWVPVFLLMTGTLLATTPKVAQRFGAGTFDEIGPLVRQALWLALVVGLIATLALLSAEPILHIMNVDPELIGPCMEYLRGIGTGLPAVALYHVLRCFSDGLGRTRPAMVLGLCGLALNIPLNYIFIYGHLGVPAMGGVGCGWATAIVMWVMALGMAGWARWAPAYQSSRLFSRYDWPQWAVIKRLLGIGLPIGIAVFAESSIFAVIALLIGSLGATVVAGHQIALNFSSLVFMIPYSLGMAVTVRVGQALGRRQPREARFAAGVGMGTALAYACLSASLMFALRGPIAAIYTADPVVIDVASMLIVYAALFQFSDAIQVTAAGALRGFQDTRVTMILTLFAYWGIGLPVGYALGLTDRLGAASGPSGLWQGLIVGLSCAALMLSIRLARSARKQIRLSRSTG; from the coding sequence GTGAATCCTGTCATCGACGCCCCCACCACCACCCTCTCCCGCCCGGCACGGGTTCGCCTGGAACTCAGGACCCTGCTGGCCCTGGCGTTGCCGATCATGGTGGCGCAACTGGCAACCACTGCCATGGGGTTCGTCGATGCAGTGATGGCCGGCCGGGTCGGCCCACGGGACCTGGCGGCCGTGGCCCTGGGCAACTCGATCTGGGTGCCGGTGTTCCTGTTGATGACCGGCACATTGCTGGCAACCACGCCGAAAGTTGCCCAGCGCTTCGGCGCCGGTACGTTCGACGAAATCGGGCCGCTGGTGCGCCAGGCGCTGTGGCTGGCATTGGTGGTGGGGTTGATCGCGACGCTGGCGCTGCTCAGCGCCGAGCCGATCCTGCACATCATGAATGTGGACCCCGAACTGATCGGCCCATGCATGGAATACCTGCGGGGCATCGGCACGGGTCTGCCGGCCGTGGCGCTGTATCACGTACTGCGCTGCTTCAGCGACGGCCTGGGGCGCACGCGGCCGGCGATGGTGTTGGGGTTGTGCGGGCTGGCGCTGAACATTCCGCTCAATTACATCTTCATCTATGGGCACCTGGGCGTGCCCGCCATGGGCGGCGTTGGTTGTGGCTGGGCCACGGCCATCGTGATGTGGGTCATGGCCCTGGGCATGGCCGGTTGGGCCCGGTGGGCGCCGGCCTATCAGTCGAGTCGGTTGTTCAGCCGTTACGACTGGCCGCAATGGGCGGTCATCAAACGCCTGCTGGGCATCGGCTTGCCGATTGGCATTGCGGTGTTCGCCGAGTCGAGTATTTTCGCGGTGATCGCGCTGCTGATCGGCAGCCTCGGCGCCACGGTGGTGGCCGGGCACCAGATCGCCCTGAACTTCAGCTCCCTGGTGTTCATGATCCCCTACTCCCTGGGCATGGCCGTCACGGTGCGAGTCGGCCAGGCCCTGGGCCGTCGCCAGCCGCGCGAAGCGCGCTTCGCTGCTGGGGTGGGCATGGGCACGGCCCTGGCGTACGCCTGCCTGTCGGCGAGCCTGATGTTCGCACTGCGCGGGCCTATCGCGGCGATCTATACCGCCGATCCGGTGGTGATCGACGTGGCTTCGATGCTGATCGTCTACGCGGCGCTGTTCCAGTTTTCCGACGCGATCCAGGTCACGGCGGCAGGCGCGTTGCGCGGCTTCCAGGACACCCGGGTGACGATGATCCTGACCCTGTTCGCCTATTGGGGCATCGGCCTGCCGGTGGGTTACGCCCTGGGCCTGACCGACAGGCTCGGCGCCGCCAGCGGCCCGAGCGGGTTGTGGCAAGGCCTGATCGTAGGCTTGAGCTGCGCGGCGCTGATGCTGTCGATCCGCCTGGCACGCAGCGCGCGCAAGCAGATCCGCCTCAGCCGCTCGACGGGTTAA
- a CDS encoding CPBP family intramembrane glutamic endopeptidase: MPALPWLHLALLSTGYCLALVYGHLAWTAIISVALLLFAGYAVRQQQTPVGQFLGHALFLVMALALALHWMPGFFNGRVIPAQRLTDDAAPFAMYLNQDKPLIGFWLLLACPWIVGRRSLRLSVLATAQGLALSAVLALGGAVLLGMIHWAPKWPDHAWIWVLNNLLLVTLVEEALFRGYIQGGLSRRFKHLNYGDNLALLLASLLFGLVHAGAGWQWVLLSGLAGVGYGLAYRFGGLGAAIATHFFLNLLHFALFTYPMLA, from the coding sequence ATGCCTGCTTTACCCTGGCTTCACCTGGCCCTTCTCTCCACAGGCTACTGTCTGGCGCTGGTCTACGGCCATTTGGCCTGGACGGCGATCATCTCGGTCGCGCTGCTGTTGTTCGCCGGGTATGCGGTTCGCCAGCAGCAAACGCCGGTAGGCCAGTTTCTCGGGCATGCCTTGTTCCTGGTCATGGCCCTGGCACTGGCCCTGCATTGGATGCCTGGCTTCTTCAATGGGCGGGTGATCCCGGCGCAACGCCTGACCGACGATGCCGCGCCGTTTGCCATGTACCTGAACCAGGACAAGCCGCTGATCGGTTTCTGGCTGTTGCTGGCCTGCCCCTGGATCGTCGGCCGACGATCGTTGCGCCTGTCGGTCCTGGCCACGGCACAGGGCCTGGCATTGAGCGCGGTGCTGGCCCTCGGCGGGGCGGTGCTGCTGGGCATGATCCATTGGGCACCCAAATGGCCGGATCACGCCTGGATATGGGTGCTCAATAATCTTTTATTGGTGACGCTGGTGGAGGAAGCGCTGTTTCGTGGCTACATTCAGGGGGGCTTGAGCCGGCGCTTCAAACACCTGAATTACGGCGACAACCTGGCGCTGCTCCTGGCCTCGCTGCTGTTCGGCCTGGTGCACGCTGGCGCAGGTTGGCAATGGGTGTTGCTGTCGGGCCTGGCGGGGGTCGGCTACGGCCTGGCGTATCGTTTCGGCGGCCTGGGCGCGGCGATTGCCACGCATTTTTTCCTCAACCTGCTTCATTTCGCCCTATTTACCTACCCGATGCTGGCGTGA
- the acnA gene encoding aconitate hydratase AcnA encodes MPSLDSLKTLKTLQVDARTYHYFSLPDAARSLGDLDKLPMSLKVLLENLLRWEDEKTVTGTDLKALAGWLKERRSDREIQYRPARVLMQDFTGVPAVVDLAAMRAAMEKAGGDPQRINPLSPVDLVIDHSVMVDKFASSQAFEQNVDIEMQRNGERYAFLRWGQSAFDNFSVVPPGTGICHQVNLEYLGRTVWTKEEDGLTYAFPDTLVGTDSHTTMINGLGVLGWGVGGIEAEAAMLGQPVSMLIPEVIGFKLVGKLREGITATDLVLTVTQMLRKKGVVGKFVEFYGDGLADLPLADRATIANMAPEYGATCGFFPVDEVTLDYLRLSGRPTETVKLVEAYCKAQGLWRLPGQEPVFTDTLELDMGSVEASLAGPKRPQDRVSLPNVGQAFSDFLGLQVKPTRKEEGRLESEGGGGVAVGNADQVGEAEYEFEGHTHRLKNGAVVIAAITSCTNTSNPSVMMAAGLLAKKAVEKGQTRKPWVKSSLAPGSKVVTDYYKAAGLTEYLDKLGFDLVGYGCTTCIGNSGPLPEPIEKAIQKADLTVASVLSGNRNFEGRVHPLVKTNWLASPPLVVAYALAGTVRIDISSEPLGNDRDGKPVYLRDIWPSSQEVAAAVAQVNTSMFHKEYAAVFAGDEQWQAIEVPQAATYVWQDDSTYIQHPPFFDDIGGPPPAIRNVEGARVLALLGDSVTTDHISPAGNIKTDSPAGRYLREQGVEPRDFNSYGSRRGNHQVMMRGTFANIRIRNEMLDGEEGGNTIYIPSGERMPIYDAAMLYQATGTPLVVIAGQEYGTGSSRDWAAKGTNLLGVKAVIAESFERIHRSNLVGMGVLPLQFKLDQNRKSLNLTGKETLDILGLNDVELTPRMNLPLVITREDGSQERIEVLCRIDTLNEVEYFKAGGILHYVLRQLIAG; translated from the coding sequence ATGCCGTCCCTCGATAGCCTGAAAACCCTTAAAACACTGCAAGTCGACGCCAGGACCTACCACTATTTCAGCCTGCCGGATGCCGCCCGAAGCCTGGGCGACCTGGACAAACTGCCCATGTCGTTGAAGGTACTGCTGGAAAACCTGCTGCGTTGGGAAGATGAAAAAACCGTCACCGGCACCGACCTCAAGGCCCTGGCCGGGTGGCTCAAGGAACGCCGCTCCGACCGCGAGATTCAATACCGCCCCGCCCGGGTGTTGATGCAGGATTTCACCGGCGTCCCCGCCGTGGTCGACCTGGCCGCCATGCGCGCCGCCATGGAAAAGGCCGGCGGCGATCCCCAGCGGATCAACCCGCTGTCGCCGGTGGACCTGGTGATCGACCACTCGGTGATGGTGGACAAATTCGCCAGCAGCCAGGCGTTCGAGCAGAACGTCGACATCGAAATGCAACGCAACGGTGAACGCTACGCCTTCCTGCGCTGGGGCCAGAGCGCTTTCGACAACTTCAGCGTGGTGCCACCGGGCACCGGCATCTGCCATCAGGTCAACCTTGAATACCTGGGCCGCACCGTGTGGACCAAAGAGGAAGACGGTCTCACCTACGCGTTCCCGGACACCCTGGTGGGCACCGATTCGCACACCACCATGATCAATGGCCTCGGCGTGCTGGGCTGGGGCGTCGGCGGGATCGAGGCGGAAGCGGCCATGCTCGGCCAACCGGTGTCGATGCTGATTCCCGAGGTCATCGGCTTCAAACTCGTCGGCAAGCTGCGCGAAGGCATCACCGCCACCGACCTGGTGCTGACCGTCACGCAGATGCTGCGCAAGAAAGGCGTGGTGGGCAAGTTCGTCGAGTTCTATGGCGACGGTCTTGCCGACCTGCCCCTGGCCGACCGCGCCACCATCGCCAACATGGCTCCGGAATACGGCGCCACCTGCGGTTTCTTCCCGGTGGACGAGGTGACCCTGGACTACCTGCGTCTGTCGGGAAGGCCGACGGAAACAGTGAAACTGGTGGAAGCCTATTGCAAGGCCCAGGGCCTGTGGCGCTTGCCCGGCCAGGAACCGGTGTTCACCGACACCCTGGAGCTGGACATGGGCAGCGTCGAAGCCAGCCTCGCCGGGCCGAAACGCCCTCAGGACCGGGTTTCGCTGCCGAACGTCGGTCAGGCTTTCAGCGACTTCCTGGGGTTGCAGGTCAAACCCACCCGCAAAGAAGAAGGTCGCCTGGAAAGTGAAGGTGGCGGTGGCGTCGCGGTGGGCAATGCCGACCAGGTGGGCGAAGCCGAATACGAATTCGAAGGCCACACCCATCGCCTGAAAAACGGCGCGGTGGTAATCGCCGCCATCACCTCGTGCACCAACACCTCCAACCCCAGCGTGATGATGGCCGCCGGGCTGCTGGCCAAAAAAGCCGTGGAAAAAGGCCAGACCCGCAAGCCCTGGGTCAAGAGTTCCCTGGCCCCGGGCTCCAAGGTGGTCACCGATTACTACAAGGCCGCCGGCCTGACCGAATACCTGGATAAACTCGGTTTCGACCTGGTGGGCTATGGCTGCACCACCTGCATCGGCAACTCCGGGCCGTTGCCGGAGCCCATCGAAAAAGCCATCCAGAAAGCCGACCTGACCGTGGCCTCGGTATTGTCGGGCAACCGCAACTTCGAAGGCCGGGTGCACCCACTGGTGAAGACCAACTGGCTGGCCTCCCCGCCGCTGGTGGTCGCCTATGCCCTGGCCGGCACGGTGCGCATCGACATCAGCAGCGAGCCGCTGGGCAACGACCGGGACGGCAAGCCGGTGTACCTGCGGGACATCTGGCCCAGCAGCCAGGAAGTGGCCGCCGCCGTGGCCCAGGTCAACACCAGCATGTTCCACAAGGAATACGCCGCCGTGTTTGCCGGTGACGAGCAATGGCAGGCCATCGAAGTGCCGCAAGCGGCGACTTACGTCTGGCAGGACGACTCGACCTATATCCAGCACCCGCCATTCTTCGACGACATCGGCGGGCCGCCACCGGCCATCAGGAACGTCGAGGGTGCCCGGGTCCTGGCCCTGCTGGGGGACTCGGTGACCACCGACCACATCTCCCCGGCCGGCAACATCAAGACGGACAGCCCGGCCGGTCGCTACTTGCGCGAACAGGGCGTGGAGCCGCGAGACTTCAACTCCTACGGTTCCAGGCGCGGCAACCACCAAGTGATGATGCGCGGCACCTTCGCCAATATCCGCATTCGTAACGAAATGCTCGACGGCGAAGAAGGCGGCAACACGATCTACATTCCCAGCGGCGAACGAATGCCGATCTACGACGCCGCCATGCTGTACCAGGCCACGGGCACGCCCCTGGTGGTGATCGCCGGCCAGGAATATGGCACCGGGTCGAGCCGGGACTGGGCCGCCAAGGGCACGAACCTGCTGGGGGTCAAGGCAGTGATCGCCGAAAGCTTCGAGCGCATCCATCGCTCCAACCTGGTGGGCATGGGCGTACTGCCATTGCAGTTCAAGCTCGACCAGAACCGCAAGAGCCTGAACCTCACGGGCAAGGAAACCTTGGACATCCTGGGACTCAATGACGTCGAACTGACGCCGCGCATGAACCTGCCCCTGGTCATCACCCGCGAGGACGGCAGCCAGGAGCGAATCGAAGTGCTGTGCCGGATCGATACCTTGAATGAAGTGGAGTATTTCAAGGCCGGCGGGATTCTTCACTATGTCTTGCGGCAGTTGATTGCCGGTTAA
- a CDS encoding alpha/beta family hydrolase, protein MDKQHKASIDGDQWARCVAEHGWLWTAGQSVASARAPTLILAHGAGAPMDSGFMEQMAARLGAQGVNVLRFEFPYMAQRRLDGGKRPPNPAPKLLECWREVYATVRPYVAGRLAVGGKSMGGRMASLLADELGADALVCLGYPFYAVGKPQKPRVEHLAALKTRTLIVQGERDALGNREAVQGYALSPSIEVLWLASGDHDLKPLKASGFSHEQHLEAAAQKVAGFLIRE, encoded by the coding sequence ATGGACAAACAGCACAAGGCCAGTATTGACGGGGATCAATGGGCGCGATGTGTGGCCGAACACGGCTGGTTGTGGACAGCCGGGCAATCGGTCGCCAGCGCCAGGGCACCCACCCTGATCCTGGCCCATGGCGCCGGTGCGCCAATGGACAGTGGCTTTATGGAACAAATGGCCGCGCGCCTTGGCGCACAGGGCGTCAACGTGTTGCGCTTCGAGTTTCCCTACATGGCCCAGCGGCGCCTGGATGGGGGCAAGCGGCCACCCAACCCGGCACCTAAGCTGCTGGAATGCTGGCGTGAGGTGTACGCCACGGTGCGGCCTTATGTCGCTGGGCGCTTGGCCGTGGGGGGTAAATCCATGGGCGGGCGCATGGCGAGCCTGCTGGCCGATGAGCTGGGCGCCGATGCGCTGGTGTGCCTGGGCTATCCCTTCTACGCGGTGGGCAAGCCGCAGAAGCCACGGGTCGAGCATCTGGCGGCGTTGAAAACCCGGACCTTGATCGTCCAGGGCGAGCGCGATGCGTTGGGCAATCGGGAGGCGGTGCAGGGGTATGCCTTGTCACCGAGCATCGAGGTGTTGTGGCTGGCGTCGGGCGATCATGATTTGAAGCCGCTGAAGGCTTCGGGGTTTAGTCATGAGCAGCATCTGGAGGCGGCGGCGCAAAAAGTGGCTGGGTTTCTTATTCGGGAGTGA
- the rlmM gene encoding 23S rRNA (cytidine(2498)-2'-O)-methyltransferase RlmM — translation MNTLFMHCRPGFEGEVCSEIAEHAARLNVAGYAKAKPASACAEFVCTEDDGAERLMGGQRFAELIFPRQWARGTFIDLPETDRISVILAHMAAFPTCGSLWLEVVDTNDGKELSNFCKKFEGPLRKALIGAGKLVDDPRKPRLLLTFKSGREVFLGLAESDNSAMWPMGIPRLKFPREAPSRSTLKLEEAWHHFIPRDQWDERLHSDMTGVDLGAAPGGWTWQLVNRGMLVTAIDNGPMAESLMDTGLVQHLMADGFTFKPKQPVDWMVCDIVEKPARNAAMLEEWIGEGHCREAVVNLKLPMKQRYAEVKRLLERIAEGFKARGIKVEIGCKQLYHDREEVTCHLRRLDTKKPRGSKAVGAKLARDER, via the coding sequence ATGAATACGCTTTTCATGCACTGCCGCCCGGGCTTCGAAGGCGAGGTCTGTTCCGAGATCGCCGAACACGCGGCCCGGCTCAACGTGGCCGGCTACGCCAAGGCCAAACCGGCCAGTGCCTGCGCTGAGTTTGTCTGCACCGAAGACGACGGCGCCGAGCGGCTGATGGGCGGCCAGCGTTTCGCCGAACTGATTTTTCCGCGCCAGTGGGCGCGCGGTACTTTCATCGATTTGCCGGAAACCGATCGCATCAGCGTCATCCTGGCCCACATGGCCGCTTTCCCGACCTGTGGCAGCCTGTGGCTGGAGGTGGTGGACACCAACGACGGCAAGGAGCTGTCGAACTTCTGCAAAAAGTTCGAAGGCCCCTTGCGCAAGGCGCTGATTGGCGCCGGCAAGCTGGTGGACGACCCACGCAAGCCGCGCCTGCTGCTGACCTTCAAGAGCGGCCGCGAAGTGTTCCTGGGCCTGGCCGAATCCGATAACTCGGCGATGTGGCCCATGGGCATTCCCCGCCTGAAATTTCCCCGGGAAGCGCCGAGCCGCTCCACCCTCAAGCTTGAAGAGGCCTGGCACCACTTCATCCCCCGGGACCAGTGGGACGAGCGCCTGCACAGCGACATGACCGGCGTGGACCTCGGCGCCGCGCCGGGCGGCTGGACCTGGCAGTTGGTCAACCGGGGCATGCTGGTGACAGCCATCGACAATGGCCCGATGGCCGAAAGCCTGATGGACACCGGTCTGGTGCAGCACCTGATGGCGGACGGCTTCACGTTCAAGCCCAAGCAGCCGGTGGACTGGATGGTCTGCGACATCGTCGAGAAACCGGCGCGCAACGCGGCGATGCTGGAAGAGTGGATCGGCGAGGGCCATTGTCGCGAGGCCGTGGTCAACCTCAAGCTGCCGATGAAACAGCGTTATGCCGAGGTCAAGCGCCTGCTCGAACGCATTGCCGAGGGTTTCAAGGCTCGGGGGATCAAGGTCGAGATCGGTTGCAAGCAGCTGTACCACGACCGCGAGGAAGTGACGTGCCATCTGCGGCGGCTGGACACGAAAAAGCCCCGTGGGAGCAAAGCTGTGGGAGCAAAGCTTGCTCGCGATGAACGATGA
- the ccoN gene encoding cytochrome-c oxidase, cbb3-type subunit I, which produces MNTSISTAYNYKVVRQFAIMTVVWGIVGMGLGVFLAAQLVWPQLNFDLPWTSFGRLRPLHTNAVIFAFGGCALFASSFYSVQRTCQTQLFAPKIAAFCFWGWQLVILLAAISLPLGYTSSKEYAELEWPIDILITIVWVAYAIVFFGTLAKRKTKHIYVGNWFFGAFIITVAILHLINNAELPVSFTKSYSAYGGATDAMVQWWYGHNAVGFFLTAGFLGMMYYFVPKQAERPVYSYRLSIVHFWALITLYIWAGPHHLHYTALPDWAQSLGMVMSLILLAPSWGGMINGMMTLSGAWHKLRSDPILRFLVVSLAFYGMSTFEGPMMAIKTVNALSHYTDWTIGHVHAGALGWVAMVSIGALYHMIPKIFGREQMYSIGLINAHFWLATIGTVLYIASMWVNGIAQGLMWRAINDDGTLTYSFVETLVASHPGFVVRLVGGAIFLSGMLLMAYNTWRTVQASQPAEAAAAAQMA; this is translated from the coding sequence ATGAACACTTCTATCAGTACCGCCTACAACTACAAGGTGGTCCGCCAATTCGCCATTATGACGGTGGTGTGGGGCATCGTCGGCATGGGGCTCGGGGTTTTTCTCGCCGCCCAATTGGTCTGGCCACAACTCAACTTCGATTTGCCCTGGACCAGCTTCGGCCGCCTGCGCCCGCTGCACACCAACGCGGTGATCTTCGCTTTCGGCGGCTGCGCCCTGTTCGCCAGTTCGTTCTACTCGGTGCAACGCACCTGCCAGACTCAGTTGTTCGCGCCGAAAATCGCCGCGTTCTGCTTCTGGGGCTGGCAACTGGTGATCCTGCTGGCGGCCATCAGCCTGCCACTGGGCTACACCAGTTCCAAGGAATACGCCGAGCTGGAATGGCCGATCGATATTCTGATCACCATCGTCTGGGTCGCCTACGCCATCGTGTTCTTCGGCACATTGGCAAAGCGCAAGACCAAGCACATCTACGTCGGCAACTGGTTCTTCGGTGCGTTCATCATCACCGTGGCGATCCTGCACCTGATCAATAACGCCGAATTGCCGGTGAGCTTCACCAAGTCCTACTCGGCCTATGGCGGTGCAACCGATGCGATGGTGCAGTGGTGGTACGGCCACAACGCCGTGGGCTTTTTCCTCACCGCGGGCTTTTTGGGGATGATGTATTACTTCGTGCCGAAACAGGCCGAGCGCCCGGTGTACTCCTATCGCTTGTCCATCGTGCACTTCTGGGCGTTGATCACCCTGTACATCTGGGCAGGTCCCCACCACCTGCACTACACCGCGCTGCCGGACTGGGCACAGTCACTGGGCATGGTGATGTCGCTGATCCTGCTGGCACCGAGCTGGGGCGGCATGATCAACGGCATGATGACCCTTTCGGGCGCCTGGCATAAGTTGCGCAGCGACCCGATCCTGCGGTTTTTGGTGGTGTCCCTGGCGTTCTACGGCATGTCGACCTTCGAAGGTCCGATGATGGCGATCAAGACCGTCAACGCCCTCTCCCACTACACCGACTGGACCATCGGCCACGTTCATGCCGGCGCCTTGGGCTGGGTGGCAATGGTGTCCATCGGCGCGCTGTATCACATGATCCCGAAAATCTTCGGTCGCGAGCAGATGTACAGCATCGGCTTGATCAATGCGCACTTCTGGCTCGCGACCATCGGCACCGTGCTCTACATCGCCTCGATGTGGGTCAACGGCATCGCCCAGGGCCTGATGTGGCGTGCAATCAACGACGACGGCACGCTGACCTACTCCTTCGTCGAAACCCTGGTGGCCAGCCACCCAGGCTTCGTCGTGCGGTTGGTGGGCGGGGCGATCTTCCTCAGCGGCATGCTGCTGATGGCCTACAACACCTGGCGCACCGTGCAGGCTTCCCAGCCTGCCGAAGCCGCCGCTGCCGCGCAGATGGCCTGA